A region of the Sulfolobales archaeon genome:
CTAGAAGAATCGTTATAGATGCATCACTACTTATAGATCTCTATGCAGCTCCTGACGAGAATCGCGCTTCTATAGCTGAAGAGATAGTTAAATGGATCATGCAGGGCTCTGCAGAAGCCTATGCCCCTAAGCTATTAATAGTCGAGATTGTCGGTGTTTTAACACGCTATCTCCTTGAAGAAGAGCTAGATCTAGCTCTGGATACTCTCCCCTCAATCAAGCTCATACCAGAGGAGACTATATACGAAGAAGCTATTAGAATAGCACGAAAAACCGGGTCTAGA
Encoded here:
- a CDS encoding type II toxin-antitoxin system VapC family toxin; the protein is MPRRIVIDASLLIDLYAAPDENRASIAEEIVKWIMQGSAEAYAPKLLIVEIVGVLTRYLLEEELDLALDTLPSIKLIPEETIYEEAIRIARKTGSRAADAYYIAVASIVNGVLLTNDRIQAQNAKKAAIEAYYLVEEIEMVKRLFLT